The following proteins are co-located in the Patescibacteria group bacterium genome:
- a CDS encoding sortase, with protein MSLQELVKNNKHWGRSILIFFGVLFLSLFIAEVDYAFKNLKVFFIREMANEVSVEDSLQVLYVPDTLSIPSLQISAPIIYITKKGEGAYSEALARGVVHYPGTAMPGEFGNVYIFGHSSDLPWSIGQYKTIFAPLPQIQNGEKITLTDHAGRQFVYEVFETKVVMPNDLSVLSQYEFKEKLLSVQTSYPLGTALKRFIVLARLLED; from the coding sequence ATGTCGCTTCAAGAGCTAGTAAAAAACAATAAGCATTGGGGAAGAAGCATCCTGATTTTCTTCGGGGTGCTTTTTCTTTCGCTGTTCATCGCGGAAGTGGATTATGCCTTTAAGAATTTGAAGGTCTTTTTTATCCGAGAAATGGCCAATGAAGTGTCGGTCGAGGACTCGCTCCAAGTTTTATACGTCCCCGATACGCTTAGCATTCCGTCGCTGCAGATTTCTGCACCGATTATCTACATCACTAAAAAGGGCGAGGGTGCTTATTCCGAAGCCCTGGCCAGAGGCGTAGTCCATTATCCGGGTACGGCCATGCCGGGTGAGTTTGGCAACGTCTACATTTTCGGTCACTCTAGTGACTTGCCGTGGTCAATCGGCCAATACAAAACCATCTTTGCTCCTTTGCCGCAAATTCAGAACGGCGAAAAAATTACCTTGACCGATCACGCTGGCCGGCAGTTTGTCTATGAAGTTTTTGAGACTAAGGTAGTCATGCCCAATGATCTGTCAGTGTTAAGCCAATACGAATTTAAAGAAAAGCTACTCTCCGTTCAGACTTCTTACCCGCTTGGAACCGCTCTTAAACGGTTTATAGTGCTAGCCAGACTGCTTGAAGACTAG
- a CDS encoding CAP domain-containing protein — translation MVGLKFVVLATAIALPAASLYSSAITPNNIISLTNSSRTSLSLTQLVENYRLDASAQAKAEDMLAHQYFAHTSPDGVTPWSWIKGQGYYYQNAGENLAVYFTQAEDVTAGWMASPTHRANIVDTRYTDIGVGVAQGEYNGYPAIFVVQHFGEPVVVAAVLSDQTRLNKPTEEPLPIETTVVTPAKASYHISVKNTEATAVSAQLGTVSVPLKKSVAGEWTGSVPVNTKTIPNSGQELMVIASDNNEQKVESAAIIAPTSTTQDLYAFGSSQPEAKVFGIKLGGLNDSVTKVYLIAIIFLSSLLLITLIAKMHWRRLPLAAHVLGVIGIAIILMAI, via the coding sequence ATGGTGGGACTCAAATTTGTTGTTTTAGCAACCGCTATCGCCCTACCGGCCGCAAGTCTATATTCGTCGGCGATCACTCCAAATAACATCATCTCGTTGACTAACTCATCGAGAACGAGCCTCAGCCTCACCCAACTCGTCGAAAATTACAGGCTCGACGCATCTGCCCAAGCAAAAGCAGAAGACATGCTCGCCCATCAGTACTTTGCCCATACTTCGCCGGACGGAGTAACGCCATGGTCATGGATCAAGGGACAGGGCTATTACTATCAGAACGCCGGCGAAAACCTGGCCGTTTACTTCACCCAAGCTGAAGACGTAACCGCCGGCTGGATGGCCAGTCCCACCCACCGCGCGAACATAGTAGACACCCGCTACACGGATATCGGCGTAGGAGTTGCGCAGGGAGAATACAACGGGTATCCAGCTATTTTTGTGGTTCAACACTTTGGTGAGCCGGTAGTTGTGGCCGCAGTACTCTCGGACCAGACGCGACTAAACAAGCCAACCGAGGAGCCTCTTCCAATCGAAACAACAGTTGTAACCCCCGCCAAAGCTTCGTATCACATCTCCGTAAAAAATACCGAAGCTACTGCGGTCTCGGCCCAGCTGGGTACTGTCTCTGTCCCGCTGAAAAAATCAGTCGCCGGCGAATGGACTGGTTCGGTTCCGGTCAACACCAAGACGATCCCAAATTCTGGACAGGAATTAATGGTGATCGCCTCAGACAACAATGAACAAAAAGTAGAGTCAGCAGCCATCATTGCCCCAACCTCAACTACGCAAGACCTATACGCCTTTGGCAGCAGCCAGCCAGAAGCAAAGGTTTTCGGAATAAAACTTGGCGGCCTGAATGATTCCGTGACCAAAGTCTATTTAATCGCCATCATCTTTCTTTCTTCTCTGCTCCTCATTACTCTTATTGCCAAAATGCACTGGCGTCGTCTGCCGCTCGCCGCTCACGTGCTTGGAGTCATCGGCATTGCTATCATTCTCATGGCTATCTAG
- the rplU gene encoding 50S ribosomal protein L21, producing MYAVITTGGKQYLVKEGLKLQVEKIDLEVGKTISFPAMLVSNEDGTDVKVGNPEVKGVSVSAKIAEQGRDTKISVIKYKRKVRYRRNVGHRQPFTIIEIEKIS from the coding sequence ATGTACGCAGTAATTACCACTGGCGGTAAGCAGTACCTTGTAAAAGAGGGACTCAAACTCCAGGTAGAAAAAATTGACCTTGAAGTGGGTAAGACTATTTCTTTCCCGGCCATGCTCGTGTCTAACGAGGACGGAACGGACGTGAAGGTCGGCAACCCAGAAGTAAAGGGTGTGTCCGTCTCGGCAAAAATCGCCGAACAGGGCCGCGATACTAAGATCTCTGTGATCAAGTATAAGCGCAAGGTCCGCTATCGCCGCAACGTCGGCCATCGCCAGCCCTTCACCATCATCGAAATCGAAAAGATTTCCTAA
- the recR gene encoding recombination mediator RecR, with amino-acid sequence MRKFPAPIHNAMAAMGRLPGVGPKTALRYVFALLHLRKDELDLVARAIENLKRVATCTTCFTYAESSICDICSDARRATDVLCVVAEARDISTIEATGMYKGRYFVLGGVLNPIDGYTPDTLNVRQLNDRLKADLGIKEIILAFSPDVHGETTILYLSRLLKGVDKKITRLARGLPMGADIEYADEVTLASALNGRSET; translated from the coding sequence ATGAGAAAATTCCCCGCTCCAATTCACAACGCAATGGCGGCTATGGGTCGATTGCCGGGAGTTGGGCCGAAGACTGCGCTTCGGTATGTTTTTGCGCTGCTGCATCTGAGAAAGGACGAGCTCGATCTCGTGGCACGCGCGATCGAAAACCTCAAACGCGTGGCTACCTGTACCACGTGTTTTACCTACGCCGAAAGTAGCATCTGCGATATCTGCTCGGATGCTCGGCGTGCAACCGATGTCCTCTGCGTCGTGGCTGAAGCGCGAGATATTTCGACCATTGAGGCGACCGGCATGTACAAAGGCCGGTACTTCGTGCTCGGTGGCGTGTTAAATCCAATCGACGGCTATACGCCAGACACACTGAACGTCCGCCAGCTGAACGACCGGCTCAAGGCAGACCTCGGAATCAAAGAAATTATTTTAGCCTTCTCTCCGGACGTTCATGGCGAAACTACTATTTTATATTTAAGCCGCCTCTTAAAAGGCGTCGACAAAAAGATTACGAGGCTTGCCCGCGGCCTCCCCATGGGCGCTGATATTGAGTATGCAGACGAAGTAACGCTGGCAAGTGCACTGAATGGAAGAAGTGAAACATAA
- a CDS encoding YbaB/EbfC family nucleoid-associated protein, whose protein sequence is MFNKLKQFKEMRDEGKKMKAMLDEVVIVGSGAGGKVMITMNGSHEVLGVAIEEGLDKSRTEQGVKEAITDVNKKLQGELMKKMQAMGGMGALGDMMKGIGG, encoded by the coding sequence ATGTTCAACAAATTGAAACAATTCAAAGAAATGCGTGACGAAGGCAAGAAGATGAAAGCCATGTTAGACGAAGTTGTAATAGTTGGCTCTGGTGCTGGCGGTAAAGTCATGATCACCATGAACGGCAGCCATGAAGTGCTCGGAGTTGCAATCGAGGAAGGACTCGATAAATCTCGAACCGAACAAGGGGTCAAAGAAGCCATTACGGACGTAAACAAGAAACTCCAGGGCGAGCTCATGAAAAAAATGCAGGCCATGGGCGGAATGGGAGCACTGGGAGATATGATGAAGGGAATCGGAGGCTAA
- the dnaB gene encoding replicative DNA helicase yields the protein MATVGRIPPHNLEAEQSILGALFLDQEVMLKVGDILRPEDFYKDSHRIIFETMVELFERHEPVDLLTVGNRLDEKGTLKNIGGRTALVELTNSVTTGAHSAHYAEIVSKKAALRRLLKAAGEISELGFDEENDVDSVLDEAEQKLFSVSTNFIKQTFFPLHSVLTAAFERIDELHKDPGKLRGVPTGFTGVDNLLAGLQRSDLIILAARPSVGKTSFALDIMRAVAMKTKLPVGLFSLEMAKEQLVDRMICAEAGVDLWKLRTGRLSDKDDDFPRIGDALGRLSEAPIFIDDSPTASIMSIRTKARRLQSEHGLSMIVIDYLQLMEARQKTDNRVQEVAEISRGLKQIARELNIPVLALAQLSRAVELQKPAIPRLAHLRDSGSIEQDADVVMFLYRKAADRNYQPEELTPEEKSSAELHIAKHRNGPTGMVKLFWDAARASFKNMDTRYSGGSAGGSTHGSTPTTASNPFPQPPTSDHQQPPAPNLQNRNLPPGIPPKGFKPV from the coding sequence ATGGCCACTGTGGGAAGAATTCCGCCGCATAATCTTGAAGCTGAACAGTCTATTTTAGGCGCGCTTTTTCTAGATCAAGAAGTCATGTTGAAAGTGGGCGATATTTTACGACCGGAAGATTTTTACAAGGATTCTCACCGCATTATTTTTGAAACAATGGTCGAGTTGTTTGAGCGACACGAACCGGTTGATCTATTAACCGTTGGCAACAGACTCGATGAAAAAGGCACGCTCAAAAATATTGGCGGACGTACGGCGCTCGTCGAACTCACCAACTCGGTCACGACCGGCGCACACTCGGCGCACTACGCAGAAATTGTCAGCAAGAAAGCTGCACTCCGCAGACTCTTAAAAGCTGCTGGCGAAATTTCCGAACTTGGTTTTGATGAAGAAAACGATGTTGATTCCGTTTTAGACGAAGCCGAGCAAAAACTTTTTAGTGTTTCCACAAACTTCATCAAACAAACATTCTTCCCGCTTCACTCAGTGCTCACCGCCGCGTTTGAACGTATCGATGAACTTCACAAAGATCCAGGGAAGCTCCGCGGTGTGCCAACAGGGTTTACGGGCGTCGACAACCTACTCGCTGGTCTGCAAAGATCCGATCTCATCATTCTCGCGGCCCGTCCATCCGTGGGCAAAACCTCCTTTGCACTAGACATCATGCGGGCCGTGGCCATGAAGACAAAACTACCGGTAGGCCTCTTCTCTCTAGAAATGGCCAAGGAGCAGCTAGTAGACCGCATGATCTGTGCAGAAGCAGGCGTGGACCTTTGGAAGCTCCGTACAGGCCGACTTAGCGACAAGGACGATGATTTCCCACGCATCGGCGACGCCCTCGGCAGATTGTCCGAGGCTCCCATCTTCATTGATGACTCGCCGACTGCCAGTATCATGAGTATCAGAACTAAGGCTCGAAGATTGCAAAGCGAGCACGGACTCTCCATGATCGTGATCGACTACTTGCAGCTCATGGAAGCCAGACAGAAAACCGATAACCGCGTTCAGGAAGTGGCCGAGATCTCTCGAGGACTGAAACAAATCGCCCGCGAGTTAAACATCCCCGTGCTCGCCCTTGCTCAGCTCTCGCGTGCCGTCGAACTTCAGAAACCAGCCATCCCGCGCCTTGCTCACTTGCGTGACTCAGGATCAATCGAGCAAGACGCTGACGTGGTCATGTTCTTATATCGCAAAGCAGCCGACAGAAACTATCAGCCGGAAGAATTAACGCCGGAGGAGAAATCGAGCGCCGAGCTGCACATTGCTAAACACCGTAACGGTCCAACGGGCATGGTGAAACTCTTCTGGGATGCGGCCCGAGCGTCATTCAAAAATATGGATACGCGGTATTCAGGAGGGTCGGCTGGCGGGTCGACGCATGGGTCGACCCCAACCACGGCATCGAATCCGTTCCCCCAACCGCCAACCTCCGACCACCAACAACCTCCCGCTCCTAATCTCCAAAACCGCAACCTCCCTCCCGGTATTCCCCCTAAAGGCTTCAAGCCAGTATAA
- a CDS encoding aromatic amino acid transport family protein, which yields MEARQVWTGMRPLLGTVIGVGIFGLPYAFAQVGFAIGLVALVAVGFLSLMALLLYSDLILIRNGHGRYLSVVGHELNGVEKVLAGIAYFGAHYGALLAYVIVGGSFAHAVFSQFLGGSELIYLLVFWLVGSLLAGGGLSFLVRLQGILFPLILLLVIIHAFVLAHHMSVSNLASFQPQNTVLSLGILLFAFSGLSAVPDMRDILKRNRKLMRRSLIVGMTVIGILYAVFSFLVVGVTGVGTSSEAITGLAPIIGPLAESLGSLLGLGIVMSAYLSTTVSLTNALVYDWRMGYLLAWGAVVALPMIFVLAGATNFISVIGLTGGILGSLLGIFLILAYERARISHDIPKNTLSIPQWLVLLTFFMYSGMLLLTITELVQG from the coding sequence ATGGAGGCTAGACAGGTATGGACAGGAATGAGGCCGCTTTTAGGCACCGTGATCGGGGTGGGTATTTTTGGGCTACCCTACGCCTTTGCCCAGGTTGGTTTTGCTATTGGGCTAGTCGCTCTGGTGGCCGTTGGCTTCTTGAGTTTGATGGCGCTGTTGCTTTATTCGGATTTAATTTTGATTAGAAATGGCCACGGACGGTATCTATCAGTAGTTGGCCATGAATTAAACGGTGTAGAAAAGGTGCTGGCGGGTATTGCGTACTTTGGGGCGCACTACGGAGCCTTGCTGGCTTATGTGATCGTAGGCGGATCATTCGCTCATGCCGTTTTCTCTCAGTTTTTGGGCGGTTCAGAGCTTATTTATCTGCTAGTTTTTTGGTTAGTCGGCTCGCTGTTAGCCGGCGGCGGGTTATCTTTCTTGGTACGTTTGCAAGGGATTTTGTTTCCGTTAATTTTGCTGCTCGTGATTATTCACGCGTTCGTCTTGGCGCATCATATGTCAGTTTCAAACCTCGCTAGTTTTCAACCGCAGAATACGGTTTTATCGCTGGGTATTTTATTGTTCGCCTTTAGCGGTTTGTCGGCTGTGCCTGACATGCGGGACATCCTTAAGAGAAATCGAAAATTAATGCGCAGGTCGCTCATTGTGGGCATGACAGTGATTGGTATTCTCTATGCGGTATTTAGTTTTTTGGTGGTTGGCGTCACGGGAGTCGGGACTTCGTCGGAGGCAATTACTGGACTCGCGCCAATTATTGGGCCTTTAGCTGAATCTCTCGGCTCACTTCTCGGGCTTGGAATCGTGATGAGCGCCTATTTATCAACTACGGTTAGCCTGACGAACGCTCTGGTTTATGACTGGCGGATGGGGTATTTGTTGGCCTGGGGCGCGGTGGTTGCTTTGCCGATGATTTTTGTCTTAGCTGGCGCTACTAACTTTATCTCAGTCATTGGTTTGACTGGTGGCATTTTAGGTTCGCTGTTGGGTATCTTCTTGATTTTAGCCTATGAACGCGCCAGAATTTCCCATGACATACCAAAAAACACCCTGTCTATTCCGCAGTGGTTAGTGTTACTAACTTTCTTTATGTACTCAGGGATGCTGCTCTTAACTATCACTGAACTGGTCCAGGGCTAG
- a CDS encoding bifunctional 5,10-methylenetetrahydrofolate dehydrogenase/5,10-methenyltetrahydrofolate cyclohydrolase produces the protein MTEILNGSVLAKTIRNKATKRVAGFEHPPGLAVILVGDNPASSLYVSLKEKAAKEVGIYVERHQYTNDASTEHIVEKINELNARKDINGILVQLPLPNQDTDAVISAIHPVKDIDGFHPENRKALLQNAPVLVPPVALSIMRLVQASRQPVSGKHGVIIGNSEIFAEPIIELMREAGISATFVRKDAPGIEAITRAADILVVAVGEANFLTKDKVKDAAIVIDVGTNKTNGKTTGDASENLLGHAGFLSPVPGGVGPLTVAYLLMNVIKAKELQDRALNHN, from the coding sequence ATGACCGAGATCCTGAACGGCTCCGTCCTGGCCAAAACCATTCGAAACAAAGCTACCAAGCGTGTAGCCGGTTTTGAGCACCCGCCGGGACTGGCCGTGATTCTAGTGGGCGATAATCCAGCCAGCTCGCTCTATGTGAGCCTCAAAGAAAAAGCGGCAAAAGAGGTTGGGATTTACGTCGAGCGCCATCAGTACACCAATGATGCGTCAACAGAACATATCGTCGAAAAGATTAACGAGCTGAATGCCCGCAAAGACATTAACGGAATTTTGGTCCAGCTCCCTCTACCTAACCAAGACACAGACGCCGTTATCTCTGCTATCCACCCAGTTAAAGACATAGACGGCTTTCACCCAGAAAATCGTAAGGCTCTGCTCCAGAACGCCCCAGTCCTTGTCCCGCCGGTAGCTCTATCTATCATGCGTCTAGTCCAAGCCTCACGTCAGCCAGTTTCTGGCAAACATGGGGTGATCATTGGCAACTCAGAAATCTTTGCCGAACCAATTATTGAACTCATGCGCGAGGCCGGAATCTCGGCCACATTTGTTAGAAAAGATGCCCCGGGAATTGAGGCTATCACTCGGGCCGCCGATATTTTGGTTGTGGCCGTGGGCGAGGCTAATTTTCTGACCAAGGACAAAGTAAAAGATGCGGCTATTGTTATTGATGTTGGTACAAACAAAACGAATGGCAAAACCACTGGTGACGCTTCAGAAAACCTCCTCGGCCACGCTGGTTTCCTATCCCCGGTTCCTGGAGGTGTCGGCCCGCTTACCGTGGCCTATCTCCTCATGAATGTCATCAAGGCGAAAGAGTTACAAGACCGAGCGCTTAATCACAACTAG
- the glyA gene encoding serine hydroxymethyltransferase translates to MYEDLKTADSAIADALELELTREREGLELIPSENFVSPAVLSALGSVATNKYAEGYPGKRYYGGCYAVDVLEQTAIDRAKQLFGAEHVNVQPHSGAPANIAVYTALLQPGDTVLGMDLSHGGHLTHGHPVTDSAKRYNFIRYKTDAAGKLDYDNLASMAREHKPKLILVGYSAYSREIDYARVKQIADEVGAMTMADIAHIAGLIAAGEMNNPVPLFDVVTTTTHKTLRGPRGGMIMCKEKFAKQIDKTVFPGLQGGPHMNVIAAKAVAFGEALKPEFKEYAKQIKLNAKVFERELSAKGYKLMFGGTDNHLLLVDVSSKGVTGGEAQHALDEAGITVNKNMIPDDPRSPMDPSGIRLGTPAITTRGLKENDIVKVSEWLDRAIMAKADPAELAKIKEEVKQFMSQFPLYM, encoded by the coding sequence ATGTACGAAGACCTCAAAACTGCAGACTCCGCGATTGCTGACGCCTTAGAGCTCGAACTCACACGCGAGCGCGAGGGACTTGAGCTCATCCCCAGTGAAAACTTTGTCTCGCCCGCTGTGCTCTCAGCTCTCGGCTCTGTGGCCACGAACAAATATGCCGAAGGCTATCCCGGCAAACGCTATTACGGCGGTTGCTATGCGGTGGATGTGCTCGAACAAACAGCGATTGATCGCGCTAAACAACTCTTTGGCGCAGAACACGTGAACGTCCAGCCGCATTCTGGTGCACCGGCCAACATTGCAGTCTACACTGCACTTTTGCAGCCGGGTGACACTGTGCTCGGCATGGATCTGTCTCACGGTGGACATTTAACGCACGGTCACCCCGTTACCGATAGCGCTAAGCGTTACAACTTTATCCGTTATAAGACTGATGCGGCTGGCAAACTCGACTATGACAATTTGGCGAGCATGGCGCGGGAGCATAAACCGAAATTGATCCTCGTCGGTTATTCCGCGTACTCAAGAGAGATCGACTACGCGCGAGTAAAACAAATTGCTGACGAGGTCGGGGCGATGACGATGGCAGATATTGCGCACATCGCCGGGCTAATCGCGGCAGGCGAGATGAACAACCCGGTCCCCTTATTTGACGTCGTCACCACCACCACACACAAGACCCTCCGCGGACCACGCGGCGGCATGATCATGTGCAAGGAAAAGTTCGCCAAGCAAATAGACAAAACAGTGTTCCCAGGTTTACAGGGCGGTCCACACATGAACGTTATTGCCGCTAAGGCCGTTGCTTTTGGCGAAGCACTCAAGCCAGAGTTCAAAGAGTATGCTAAACAAATCAAACTGAACGCCAAAGTCTTTGAACGAGAACTCTCGGCCAAGGGCTACAAACTCATGTTCGGCGGGACGGACAACCATTTGTTGCTTGTGGATGTTTCTTCGAAGGGTGTCACCGGCGGTGAAGCGCAGCACGCGCTTGATGAAGCAGGGATCACCGTGAACAAAAACATGATCCCAGATGACCCGCGCTCCCCCATGGATCCGTCCGGCATCCGTCTCGGTACGCCGGCCATTACCACTAGAGGGCTCAAGGAAAATGATATAGTGAAAGTCAGCGAATGGCTCGACCGAGCCATCATGGCCAAAGCAGATCCGGCCGAGCTCGCAAAAATCAAAGAAGAAGTAAAACAATTCATGTCCCAGTTCCCGCTCTACATGTAA
- the murB gene encoding UDP-N-acetylmuramate dehydrogenase produces MIEELKQRFGAQFKENEPLAKHVNMKIGGPAKFFVEAKSVQDVADAVKLAKENGLKFFVLGGGSNTLVADEGFNGLVIKIAMRNISINGDTVVAEAGAISASVARQTATAGLRGFEWAVSLPGTIGGAVRGNAGCFGGETKDNLVSVKLLREGEVINVAAADLKMKYRHSALKELGNHDVVLEATFKLTPGDKTEALALIDSNLDKRKKTQPLGAASAGCMFKNFEYTDESTLEKLKQDADVPEAMLKSKRLAAGWLIDQAGLKGAKMGDAMVSTEHGNFLMNTGKATASQIAELISLVKMKIRNNYGIQLEEEVQFLG; encoded by the coding sequence ATGATCGAAGAACTAAAGCAGCGATTTGGAGCGCAGTTCAAAGAGAATGAACCACTCGCAAAACACGTGAACATGAAAATCGGCGGGCCGGCGAAGTTTTTTGTTGAGGCGAAGTCTGTGCAGGATGTTGCGGATGCAGTGAAGCTAGCCAAAGAAAACGGGCTCAAGTTTTTTGTGCTTGGCGGAGGATCGAACACTTTGGTCGCTGATGAGGGATTCAACGGACTGGTGATCAAAATTGCGATGCGCAATATTTCGATTAACGGAGATACTGTTGTGGCCGAAGCTGGGGCCATTTCGGCGAGTGTCGCTCGCCAGACAGCAACTGCGGGCCTTCGAGGTTTCGAGTGGGCCGTTTCGTTGCCAGGTACGATCGGAGGAGCTGTGCGAGGAAACGCCGGATGCTTCGGTGGCGAGACGAAAGATAATTTGGTGTCCGTGAAATTGCTTCGAGAAGGCGAGGTTATTAACGTCGCCGCTGCTGATTTGAAGATGAAATATCGTCACAGCGCTTTGAAAGAACTCGGAAACCATGACGTGGTGCTCGAGGCGACGTTCAAGCTTACTCCTGGTGACAAGACCGAGGCATTAGCACTCATCGATTCAAACCTCGACAAGCGAAAGAAGACTCAGCCTCTCGGTGCCGCCAGCGCCGGCTGCATGTTTAAGAATTTTGAATATACGGATGAGTCCACACTCGAAAAATTAAAACAGGATGCTGATGTGCCGGAGGCGATGCTGAAGTCTAAACGTCTGGCTGCTGGTTGGCTTATCGACCAAGCTGGACTTAAGGGTGCAAAGATGGGGGATGCTATGGTTTCTACGGAGCACGGCAACTTCCTTATGAACACCGGAAAAGCCACGGCTAGCCAGATTGCGGAATTGATCTCTCTTGTCAAAATGAAGATTCGAAATAACTACGGAATTCAACTAGAGGAGGAAGTACAGTTTTTGGGGTAG
- the raiA gene encoding ribosome-associated translation inhibitor RaiA yields MNISEIKGTNMELTEAIKTYVVEKLDMLDKFTERYNPCVVAVDVGKTSNHHNKGEIFRAEFNMSIPGELLRAECVKDDLYAAIDEAKDDLKRQLVDRKER; encoded by the coding sequence ATGAACATTTCTGAAATCAAGGGCACGAACATGGAGCTGACAGAGGCAATTAAGACGTACGTTGTAGAAAAACTAGACATGCTTGATAAATTTACGGAGCGTTATAACCCATGTGTAGTGGCGGTTGATGTGGGCAAGACCAGCAATCATCATAATAAGGGCGAGATTTTCCGTGCTGAATTTAACATGAGCATTCCTGGTGAACTTTTGCGAGCTGAATGTGTGAAGGATGATTTGTACGCCGCAATTGATGAGGCGAAGGATGACTTGAAGAGACAGCTCGTTGATCGCAAGGAGCGGTAA
- the murC gene encoding UDP-N-acetylmuramate--L-alanine ligase, with the protein MFLDQYSKVHCIGVGGIGISAVAKFLVVKGKDVSGSDAVASAIVDSVKMLLAKGLGGAKPVHQEIWIGSKPENISKEIDLIVYSEAVPADHPERVKAAELGIPQLGHFDFLGELSKEYRTICVTGTNGKSTTTAMTGKIFEEAGLDPTVFVGTLVPGWELGNLRVGASDILIIEGDEYKQKMVKLWPETTVITNIAEDHLDVYRDLEHIISTFAECADKTKGMVLLNRDDKNSMQLYSPQRRTFGRYATPVYYRVNERKVVPGGQEFVFDGPMNLGSIELKIPGEFNAYNAVAAAAVAREYDIHMTHIQKAMKAFPGVWRRFERVGEYRGAEIISDYGHHPDAIRGTIEAARELFPNRRIVLCFQPHQHSRTKALFADFVKSFTYADAVVLPEIYHVEGRNEEEGKISSQDLLDALQPTFDKPMFYAKDLDEAQRILEKEIQAGDVVLIMGAGNVDDLARKLVQ; encoded by the coding sequence GTGTTTCTCGACCAATATTCTAAAGTGCACTGTATCGGAGTAGGTGGCATCGGCATTAGTGCCGTGGCCAAGTTTTTGGTGGTCAAGGGGAAAGATGTGAGCGGGTCCGACGCCGTGGCGTCAGCGATTGTGGATTCGGTAAAAATGCTTCTGGCGAAGGGGCTTGGCGGCGCCAAGCCCGTACACCAGGAGATCTGGATAGGATCGAAGCCGGAAAATATTTCCAAGGAAATTGATTTGATTGTGTATTCCGAAGCTGTGCCTGCAGATCATCCCGAGCGTGTGAAGGCGGCTGAGCTCGGCATTCCACAGCTTGGGCATTTTGATTTCTTGGGCGAGTTGTCGAAGGAGTACCGAACCATCTGCGTGACGGGAACGAATGGGAAGTCGACCACCACGGCCATGACGGGCAAGATTTTTGAAGAGGCAGGCCTCGACCCGACTGTGTTTGTTGGTACGCTCGTCCCTGGCTGGGAACTGGGCAACCTGCGCGTCGGCGCGAGCGACATTCTTATTATCGAGGGCGACGAGTACAAACAGAAGATGGTGAAGCTCTGGCCAGAGACCACGGTGATTACGAATATTGCGGAAGATCATTTGGATGTATACCGGGACCTCGAACATATCATTTCGACCTTCGCCGAGTGCGCTGATAAGACTAAGGGCATGGTCCTCTTAAACCGAGACGATAAAAATTCAATGCAGCTTTATAGCCCGCAGCGCCGGACGTTTGGGCGTTATGCTACGCCGGTCTATTACCGAGTGAATGAACGTAAGGTAGTGCCAGGCGGTCAGGAGTTTGTATTCGATGGACCGATGAATTTGGGGTCTATCGAGTTAAAAATTCCCGGCGAGTTTAACGCCTACAACGCTGTGGCAGCGGCAGCGGTGGCTCGTGAGTACGACATTCACATGACGCATATTCAGAAAGCCATGAAAGCATTTCCTGGCGTGTGGCGCAGATTCGAAAGAGTTGGTGAGTACCGGGGCGCAGAAATTATTTCCGATTACGGCCATCATCCTGATGCGATCCGAGGGACGATCGAGGCTGCTCGCGAATTGTTTCCAAACCGTCGAATTGTCTTGTGCTTCCAGCCTCATCAACATTCTCGCACAAAGGCGCTGTTTGCAGATTTTGTGAAAAGTTTTACGTACGCTGATGCTGTTGTTCTGCCAGAGATCTATCACGTCGAAGGACGCAACGAAGAAGAAGGCAAGATTTCGAGCCAAGATTTGCTCGATGCACTGCAGCCAACGTTCGACAAGCCGATGTTTTACGCGAAGGATCTTGACGAGGCACAGAGAATACTCGAAAAAGAAATTCAAGCAGGTGACGTTGTCCTTATCATGGGTGCGGGGAATGTTGATGACCTTGCTCGGAAACTTGTTCAATAA